Within the Mumia flava genome, the region CGCATGAACAGGCTCCGCTCGTTCGGCCTGTCCCTGGCCGCCCCGCTCCTGGCGATCGCCTTCTCACTGGTCGTCACCAGCATCGTCATCGAGATCTCCGGCGGCTCGGCCTCCGACTTCCTCGCCATCATCTTCTCCTGGCCGGTCGACCGCCTCCTGGTCAACATCGTCAACCAGACGTCACTGATCTACCTGTCCGCGCTCGCCGCTGCGGTGGGCTTCCGGATGAACCTCTTCAACATCGGCGTCGAGGGCCAGTACCGCATGGCGGCCTACGCCGCCGCGGTGTTCGCCGGAGCGGCCATCCTGCCCGGCGCCCTGAACGTCCTGGGGGCACTGATCGTGGCGATGGCCGCCGGTGCCGCCTGGGCCGGGATCGCCGGTCTCTTGCGGGTCTACCGCGGCGTCAGCGAGGTGATCTCGACGATCATGCTGAACGCCATCGCCATCACCCTCACCGGCTACATGCTCAACACGTACGGCACCCAGGTCGGTGACTCCCGCCGGACCACCGAGATCCCGGCGTCGAGCCAGGTGCCGGGGTGGCAGCCGTTCGAGCAGTCCGCGGGCCAGGTGTGGACCGTGGGGCTCCTCGCGGTGATCGCCGGCGTGACGTTCTGGCTCGTGCTCAACCGGACCCGGTTCGGGTTCGACCTGAGGGCGACCGGTCAGTCACCGACGGCCGCGATCGCCAGCGGCGTCAACAACCGCCGGATGACACTGCTCGCGATGCTGATCTCGGGCGCGATCGCCGGCCTGGTGTGGATGCCCTCACTGTTCGGGTCGTCGCACTACTACGGCTCGACGTTCCAGACCGGGCTCGGCTTCACGGGCATCGCGGTCGCGCTGCTCGGCCGCAACAAGGCACTCCCGATCGCCTTCGCGGCCCTGTTGTTCGCCTACCTGAACGAGCAGTCCAACCGCCTGACGATCGAGGCGGGGATCTCGGTCGAGGTCATCCAGATCACCCAGGGCGTGATCGTGCTCGCAGTCGTGATCGCCTACGAGCTCGTCCGCCGCTACCGCCTGCGGGCCGAGGAACGGCGGGTGGCCCAGTCCTCCGGACCGTCGTCCCCGAGTGTTGAGGAGGTGGCGGTATGACCACCACGGCACCCGAGCCCACGCAGTCGCCGGACGGGCGCATCGCGCGTCTCGGTCGCGGCTACCTGTGGCTGCTCGTCACCGTCGGCTTCCTCGCGATCGTGTCCACCGTCCGGGTCTTCAGCGGGGCGGGCCAGCTCAACTCCGTCGGGACGCTGCAGGCCGCGCTGATCGCGACCTGCCCCATCCTGCTCGCGGCCCTCGGCGGTCTGTGGTCGGAGCGTTCGGGCGTGGTCAACATCGGTCTCGAGGGCGGGATGATCCTCGGCACCTGGGGTGCGGCCTACTTCACCTACTTCTACGGGCCGTGGGTCGGTCTGATCGGCGCGGCGCTGATGGGCGCGCTCGGCGGCATCCTGCACGCGATCGCGACCGTGACCTTCGGCGTCGACCACATCGTCTCCGGCGTCGCGATCAACATCATCGCCGCGGGCGCGGTCAGCTTCCTGGCCGAAGCGTACTTCCGCGACCTCCAGGGCGGCGGCATCAAGCAGCTCACCGGCCTCGACACGCCCCCACGGATCGAGATCCCGTGGCTGGGGGAGGCCGCGAGCGACCTGGCGGGCCAGGGGTGGTTCTTCGTATCCGACCTCTCCGCCGTCGTCGGCGCCCTGACCAACGGTCTGTCGATCATGGTCTACCTGGTCGCGGGCCTGGTCGTCCTGACCTGGTGGGTGCTGTGGCACACGGCGTTCGGGCTGCGTCTGCGGTCGTGCGGCGAGAACCCTCAGGCGGCCGAGACGCTGGGCGTCAACGTCTACCGCTACAAGTACATCGGCGTCGTGATGTCCGGGGTCTTCGCCGGGCTCGGCGGCTACATGCTGGTGCTGGTCTCGTCCAGCGGCTTCGTCACCGGCCAGACCGGCGGGCGCGGCTACATCGGCCTCGCGGCGATGATCTTCGGCAACTGGCGGCCGTTCGGTGCGGCCGGTGCCGCGACGATGTTCGGCTACACCGACGCGATGCAGCTGCGCAGCAACGACGCGGTGCACGCGCTGCTGCTGCTCGTGGCGGTCCTGCTGTTCGTGTTCGCGATCCTGCGCCTGCGTCAGGGAGACCGCCTGAACACCTCCCTCTACGCGATCATCGGCGTGGCGTTCCTCGTGTGGTTCTTCAACAGCGACTCCGTGCCGCGCGAGTTCGCCGGCATGACGCCGTACGTCGCGACGCTGCTGGTCCTGGCCCTGGGGACGCAACGCCTGAGGATGCCGGCAGCCGACGGAAAGCCCTATAAGAAGGGTCAGGCCGGATAGTGGCGGACACGTCTGCGCAGGAGCCGGACTTCGAGGCGCTGCGCGAGGTGGCGACCGGAGCGATGCGCCGGGCCTACGCCCCGTACTCCGGCTATCCCGTCGGCGCCGCTGGCCTCGTCGACGACGGCAGGGTCGTGGTCGGGTGCAACGTCGAGAACGCCGCGTACGGCGTGGGACTGTGCGCCGAGTGCGGGATGGTCTCGGCGCTGCACGCGACCGGCGGCGGGAAGCTCGTCGCCGTCGTCTGCGTGGACCGCGACGGCCAGGCGCTGATGCCGTGCGGTCGGTGCCGCCAGCTGCTCTGGGAGAACGGCCGCCCGACGACGCAGCTGCTCACCGCACGCGGGCCGGTGCCGATGACCGAGGTGCTGCCCGACGCGTTCGACGCCACCGACCTCGGCGCGCAGGGTTGACGCCCCGCGGGCGATGATGGCGTCGTGGACACCGACGTCGATCTGGCCGACCCGGCCTTCGTGGCCGACCCGTACCCGACGCTCGCCGAGCTGAGGGACCAGGGGCCGATGCTGTGGCACGCACCGACCGGTCGGTGGCTCGCCACGACCCATGCGGCTGTCTCCGCCACGCTCCGCAACCGCCGGCTCGGTCGGATCTGGACCGACTGGGACCCGGTCGAGGAGATGGAGCCGTTCAACGCGCTGCACCGCAACCAGATGATGGAGAACGAGCCGCCCGAGCACACCCGGTTGCGCCGGCTGGTCGCGGCGGCGTTCGGTCGTGGCCACGTGGAGCGGATGCGCCCGCGGGTCGAGGCCCTGACGGCACGCATGCTGGACGACGTCGCGGACCTCGCGTCCGCCGGCGACGGGACGGTCGACGTCCTCGGCGCGTACGCCGAGCCGCTCCCGGTCTACGTCATCTGCGACATGCTCGGCGTGCCCGGGGACGACCACGCGCGCCTGCGTGGTTGGTCCCAGGGCATCGTCCACATGTACGAGGAGGGGGTCGACGACGCGACGAAGCGTCAGGCGATCGAGGCCAGCACCGAGTTCAGCGCGTACGTCGCCGATCTCGTCGAGGTGCGCAAGCGGGCGATCACAGACGGCCGCGGCGGGGACGACCTGCTCACCGACCTGATCGCGGAGCGCGACTCCGGGACGCGCCTGTCCGACGACGAGCTGGTCGCCACCGTCGTCCTGCTGCTCAACGCCGGCCACGAGGCGTCGGTCAACGTGTTCGGAAACGGCCTGCACGCGCTGCTGTCGCACCCGTGGCAGCGCGACCGGGTGCTGGCCGGCGAGGTGCCGGTGGCCACGGCGCTGGAGGAGCTGATCCGCTACGACGCGCCGCTGCAGCTGTTCGAGCGGACCGCGACCACGGAGGTCGAGATCGAGGGGACCACGGTGCGCCCGGGCGAGACGGTCGCGTGCCTGATGGGCTCCGCGAACCGCGATCCCGCGGTGTTCGACGATGCAGCGGCCTTCGACGTCGCTCGTGACCCGAACCCGCACGTCGGGTTCGGTATGGGCCTGCACTTCTGCCTCGGCGCGCCGCTGGCGCGGATGGAGCTGGAGATCTCGTTGCGTGGTCTGCTGGAGCGGTTCGGCCCCGTGGAGCTGACCGGTGTGGCTCCCCGGCGCCCGACCTGGGTGCTGCGCGGTTTCGAGTCGGTCGAGGTGGACCTGAAGGAGGCAGCATGACGCCGCAGGAGCACGACGCGGTCGAGGTGATCGCGACCAAACGGGACGGGGGCCGGCTGAGCGGCTCCCAGATCGACTGGGTGGTCGACGCGTACACCCGCGACGTGGTCGCGCCGGAGCAGATGTCGGCCCTGGCGATGGCGATCGTCCTGAACGGGATGGACCGTGAGGAGATCGCTCGCTGGACCGACGCGATGATCCGCAGCGGGCAGCGGATGGACTTCTCGTCGCTGTCGCGGCCGACCGCCGACAAGCACTCGACCGGCGGCGTCGGCGACAAGATCACTCTCCCGCTGGCCCCCCTCGTGGCGGCCTGCGGCGTCGCCGTGCCCCAGCTGTCCGGTCGCGGGCTCGGACACACCGGCGGGACCCTCGACAAGCTGGAGGCGATCCCGGGCTGGCGCGCCGACCTGGACAACGCCGCGATGCTCGAGCAGCTCGACGAGGTCGGGGCCGTGATCTGCGCGGCCGGCACCGGTCTGGCACCGGCGGACAAGAAGCTGTACGCGCTGCGCGACGTCACCGGGACCGTCGAGTCGATCCCGCTGATCGCGAGCTCGATCATGAGCAAGAAGATCGCGGAGGGCACGGGTTCGCTCGTGCTCGACGTCAAGGTCGGGTCGGGAGCGTTCATGAAGGACCTGGACGACGCCCGTGAGCTCGCGCGCACGATGGTCGAGCTGGGCCGCGCTGCCGGGGTCGACACCCGCGCGCTGCTGACCGACATGGCGACGCCGCTGGGGCGCACCGCCGGCAACGCGCTCGAGGTGGCCGAGGCGGTCGAGGTGCTCGCCGGCGGCGGGCCGGAGGACGTGGTCGAGCTGACCCTCGCGCTGGCGCGGGAGATGCTCGCCTCGGTCGGTCGTGACGACATCGACCCCGCGGACGTCCTGGCCGACGGCCGCGCGATGGACTGCTGGCGCGCGATGATCAGCGCGCAGGGGGGCGACCCGGACGCGCCGCTGCCGCACGCCGCCGACATCCAGGTCGTCGCGGCGGAGGAAGACGGGTACGTCGCCCGGATCGATGCGATGGCGGTCGGGCTCGCGGCGTGGCGGCTGGGGGCGGGACGCTCGCGGCCGGGGGAGACGGTCCAGGCCGGCGCGGGCGTGGAGCTGCACGTGGGCCTGGGTGACCGGGTTCGCCGCGGACAGCCCTTGATGACCCTGCACACCGAGACCCCGGAACGCCTCCCGCGTGCCCTGGCGGCGCTCGACGACGGCCTGGAGCTGAGCGAGCAGCCCACGCCGGTCCGGGACTCGGTGATCCTGGACCGGATCACCTGACCCGACGTCGGGTGTGGCCCACGTCACGGATACGGTGAGGTCATGCGCGTGCTCAACTCTTCGGACGAGATCGCCTCGGCCGCCGGCACCACGCTCGGGACGAGTGAGTGGCTGGAGGTCACCCAGGACCGCATCGACGCGTTCGCCGACGCGACCGGGGACCACCAGTGGATCCACGTCGACCCGCAGAAGGCGCTCGAGGGGCCGTACGGCTCGACCATCGCCCACGGCTATCTGACGCTGTCGCTGGTTCCGCTGTTCGGGTCCCAGGTGTTCGCGTTCGCAGGCGACGCCGCCAAGGTGAACTACGGCCTCAACAAGGTACGGTTCCCCGCGCCGGTCCCGGTGGGATCGAAGGTGCGCGGACACGTCGCGCTGGGCGACGTGGTGGACATCCCCACCGGCCAGCAGGTCACGATCCGCTACACGATCGAGATCCAGGGCTCGGACAAGCCGGCCTGCGTCGCCGAGACCGTCGTGCTGCTGCTCGGCTCCTGAGGAGCAGCGGCAGGCCACTAGGCTGGCCGCATGCTGACGCTCGAGGAGATCCGAGGGGTTCCGAAGGTCCTGCTGCACGACCACCTCGACGGAGGGGTGCGGCCGCAGACCGTGGCCGAGATCGCCGAGCGGATCGGTCACCGCCTGCCGGTCGAGGACCCCGACGACCTCGGCCGCTGGTTCGCCGACGCGGCCGGCTCCGGCACACTGGTGCGCTACCTCGAGACCTTCGAGCACACCGTCGCCGTGATGCAGACGACCGAGGACCTGGTCCGGGTCGCGCGCGAGTGCGTGGTCGACCTCGCCGGCGACGGGGTCGTGTACGCCGAGGTGCGGTGGGCCCCGGAGCAGCACCTGACGGCGGGGCTGACGCTGACCGGTGCCGTCGATGCGGTCCGCGAGGGGTTCGCCCAGGGCACGGCCGAGGCGCAGCGTGCGGGGCGGACGATCGTCGCGCGTCAGATCCTCACCGCGATGCGGCACCAGGCGCGTTCCCTGGAGATCGCCGAGCTCGCGGTGGCGTACCGCGACTCGGGCGTGGTCGGGTTCGACATCGCCGGCGCTGAGGCGGGCTACCCGCCCACCCGGCACCTCGACGCCTTCGAGTACCTCCACCGCGAGAACGCCCACTTCACCATCCACGCCGGCGAGGCGTTCGGGCTGCCCTCGATCTGGCAGGCGATCCAGTGGTGCGGCGCCGACCGGCTCGGTCACGGCGTCCGGATCATCGACGACGTGGACACGTCGGACCCGTCGGCCCCGCGGCTCGGGCGGCTCGCCGCGTACGTCCGTGACAAGCGGATCCCGCTGGAGCTGTGCCCGTCGTCGAACGTCCAGACCGGAGCGGCGGCGTCGATCGCCGAGCACCCGGTCGGCACGCTGGCCGACCTCGGGTTCCGGGTGACCGTCAACACCGACAACCGCCTGATGAGCCAGACGTCGATGAGCCGGGAGATGGCGCTGCTCAGTGAGGCGTTCGGTTACGGGCTGGACGACCTGCGATGGTTCTCGGTGAACGCGATGAAGAGCGCCTTCCTGCCCTTCGACGAGCGCCTCGCGATGATCCAGGACGTGGTCAAACCGGGATATGATACGCGGTCTCTCGACACGCTCTGATACCTTGGCCCCGCGGTCGTGTGCGAGACACCACACGACCATGTGTGTGACCAGACGACCCCCCCAACGTAGGGAGCACTCATGGGCGGCCGACACGCCATGTCCAAGGAGAGCGATGCTGCACGCAAGTGGCAGTACGGCATCGGTCTCCTTGTCGTTGCCTCCATCCTGGCCGGCGTCTTCGTGCTGCGCGACGACGAGGAGCCGGCGGTCGCCGACTGCGCGTCGACGACCGACGTCTCGGTAGCGGCGTCGCCGGAGATCGCCGAGGTCGTCACCTCGGCCGCCGAGCGCGCCGCGGACGAGGCGTGCACCACCTACGACGTGCAGGCGCAGGCGCCCGCCGTGGTCGCGCAGTCGATCGCGGTCGGCGACGGTGTGCCGGACATCTGGATCCCGGACTCGACGCTGTGGCTGGGCCGCGTCCAGGCGCAGCTCGTCGAGGGTGCCCAGGGTCCTCAGGTGGTCTCGGAGTCGGTCGCGGCGACCCCG harbors:
- a CDS encoding ABC transporter permease, whose product is MNRLRSFGLSLAAPLLAIAFSLVVTSIVIEISGGSASDFLAIIFSWPVDRLLVNIVNQTSLIYLSALAAAVGFRMNLFNIGVEGQYRMAAYAAAVFAGAAILPGALNVLGALIVAMAAGAAWAGIAGLLRVYRGVSEVISTIMLNAIAITLTGYMLNTYGTQVGDSRRTTEIPASSQVPGWQPFEQSAGQVWTVGLLAVIAGVTFWLVLNRTRFGFDLRATGQSPTAAIASGVNNRRMTLLAMLISGAIAGLVWMPSLFGSSHYYGSTFQTGLGFTGIAVALLGRNKALPIAFAALLFAYLNEQSNRLTIEAGISVEVIQITQGVIVLAVVIAYELVRRYRLRAEERRVAQSSGPSSPSVEEVAV
- a CDS encoding MaoC family dehydratase, which gives rise to MRVLNSSDEIASAAGTTLGTSEWLEVTQDRIDAFADATGDHQWIHVDPQKALEGPYGSTIAHGYLTLSLVPLFGSQVFAFAGDAAKVNYGLNKVRFPAPVPVGSKVRGHVALGDVVDIPTGQQVTIRYTIEIQGSDKPACVAETVVLLLGS
- a CDS encoding cytidine deaminase, which translates into the protein MADTSAQEPDFEALREVATGAMRRAYAPYSGYPVGAAGLVDDGRVVVGCNVENAAYGVGLCAECGMVSALHATGGGKLVAVVCVDRDGQALMPCGRCRQLLWENGRPTTQLLTARGPVPMTEVLPDAFDATDLGAQG
- a CDS encoding cytochrome P450, which gives rise to MDTDVDLADPAFVADPYPTLAELRDQGPMLWHAPTGRWLATTHAAVSATLRNRRLGRIWTDWDPVEEMEPFNALHRNQMMENEPPEHTRLRRLVAAAFGRGHVERMRPRVEALTARMLDDVADLASAGDGTVDVLGAYAEPLPVYVICDMLGVPGDDHARLRGWSQGIVHMYEEGVDDATKRQAIEASTEFSAYVADLVEVRKRAITDGRGGDDLLTDLIAERDSGTRLSDDELVATVVLLLNAGHEASVNVFGNGLHALLSHPWQRDRVLAGEVPVATALEELIRYDAPLQLFERTATTEVEIEGTTVRPGETVACLMGSANRDPAVFDDAAAFDVARDPNPHVGFGMGLHFCLGAPLARMELEISLRGLLERFGPVELTGVAPRRPTWVLRGFESVEVDLKEAA
- a CDS encoding ABC transporter permease, whose amino-acid sequence is MTTTAPEPTQSPDGRIARLGRGYLWLLVTVGFLAIVSTVRVFSGAGQLNSVGTLQAALIATCPILLAALGGLWSERSGVVNIGLEGGMILGTWGAAYFTYFYGPWVGLIGAALMGALGGILHAIATVTFGVDHIVSGVAINIIAAGAVSFLAEAYFRDLQGGGIKQLTGLDTPPRIEIPWLGEAASDLAGQGWFFVSDLSAVVGALTNGLSIMVYLVAGLVVLTWWVLWHTAFGLRLRSCGENPQAAETLGVNVYRYKYIGVVMSGVFAGLGGYMLVLVSSSGFVTGQTGGRGYIGLAAMIFGNWRPFGAAGAATMFGYTDAMQLRSNDAVHALLLLVAVLLFVFAILRLRQGDRLNTSLYAIIGVAFLVWFFNSDSVPREFAGMTPYVATLLVLALGTQRLRMPAADGKPYKKGQAG
- a CDS encoding adenosine deaminase, translating into MLTLEEIRGVPKVLLHDHLDGGVRPQTVAEIAERIGHRLPVEDPDDLGRWFADAAGSGTLVRYLETFEHTVAVMQTTEDLVRVARECVVDLAGDGVVYAEVRWAPEQHLTAGLTLTGAVDAVREGFAQGTAEAQRAGRTIVARQILTAMRHQARSLEIAELAVAYRDSGVVGFDIAGAEAGYPPTRHLDAFEYLHRENAHFTIHAGEAFGLPSIWQAIQWCGADRLGHGVRIIDDVDTSDPSAPRLGRLAAYVRDKRIPLELCPSSNVQTGAAASIAEHPVGTLADLGFRVTVNTDNRLMSQTSMSREMALLSEAFGYGLDDLRWFSVNAMKSAFLPFDERLAMIQDVVKPGYDTRSLDTL
- a CDS encoding thymidine phosphorylase codes for the protein MTPQEHDAVEVIATKRDGGRLSGSQIDWVVDAYTRDVVAPEQMSALAMAIVLNGMDREEIARWTDAMIRSGQRMDFSSLSRPTADKHSTGGVGDKITLPLAPLVAACGVAVPQLSGRGLGHTGGTLDKLEAIPGWRADLDNAAMLEQLDEVGAVICAAGTGLAPADKKLYALRDVTGTVESIPLIASSIMSKKIAEGTGSLVLDVKVGSGAFMKDLDDARELARTMVELGRAAGVDTRALLTDMATPLGRTAGNALEVAEAVEVLAGGGPEDVVELTLALAREMLASVGRDDIDPADVLADGRAMDCWRAMISAQGGDPDAPLPHAADIQVVAAEEDGYVARIDAMAVGLAAWRLGAGRSRPGETVQAGAGVELHVGLGDRVRRGQPLMTLHTETPERLPRALAALDDGLELSEQPTPVRDSVILDRIT